One Etheostoma cragini isolate CJK2018 chromosome 6, CSU_Ecrag_1.0, whole genome shotgun sequence DNA window includes the following coding sequences:
- the LOC117946282 gene encoding adaptin ear-binding coat-associated protein 1-like, which translates to MAADGQSEYEAVLCVKPEVNVYRIPPRASNRAIRAADWKLDAPDWTGRMRVTARGKVAYVKLEDKISGELFAQAPVVEYPGITVETVSDSSRYFVLRIQDDNGRSAFIGIGFGDRGDSFDFNVALQDHFKWVKQEDEFKKQEQAPDTTPKLDLGFKEGQTITLNIGQSKKKDRSRPQSSGGFGLLPPPPGGKLAPPPSSRSSNHNTQPSAGGSDTGFLLDLDTSNSNSAAPSNTTTTASSDLWGDFDSVSTK; encoded by the exons ATGGCGGCCGACGGTCAGTCCGAGTACGAGGCGGTCCTCTGTGTCAAACCTGAAGTCAACGTTTACCGAATCCCACCGAGAGCTTCCAACCGGGCTATCAG gGCTGCCGATTGGAAGCTGGATGCTCCCGACTGGACAGGACGCATGCGTGTGACAGCCCGGGGCAAAGTGGCCTACGTGAAATTGGAAGACAAAATCTCTG GGGAGCTGTTTGCCCAAGCACCGGTGGTCGAGTACCCCGGCATCACAGTGGAAACAGTTAGTGACTCAAGCCGTTACTTTGTGCTCCGCATCCAGGATGACAACG GCCGAAGTGCGTTCATAGGCATTGGGTTTGGAGACAGAGGCGATTCCTTTGACTTCAATGTTGCACTTCAAGACCACTTTAA GTGGGTGAAACAGGAAGATGAATTTAAGAAGCAGGAGCAGGCTCCAGACACCACCCCTAAACTGGACCTAGGCTTCAAAGAAGGACAGACTATTACTCTCAATATCGGG CAATCAAAGAAGAAGGACAGGTCCCGCCCGCAGAGTTCAGGTGGATTTGGGCTTCTTCCACCTCCTCCTGGGGGCAAGTTAGCCCCACCTCCTTCGTCCAGATCTTCCAATCACAACACACAACCATCTGCAGGAGGAAGTGACACCG GTTTTTTGCTAGATCTGGACACCAGTAACTCTAACTCAGCAGCTCCctccaacaccaccaccacagccAGCTCGGACCTGTGGGGAGACTTTGACTCCGTATCCACGAAGTGA
- the aicda gene encoding single-stranded DNA cytosine deaminase has protein sequence MITKLDSVLLPRKKFIYHYKNMRWARGRHETYLCFVVKRRVGPDSLSFDFGHLRNRNGCHVELLFLRYLGALCPGLWGCGGTGERRLSYSITWFCSWSPCANCSIRLSQFLSQTPNLRLRIFVSRLYFCDMENSPERDGLRMLKKAGVQITVMSYKDFFYCWQTFVDRKQSNFKPWEELHPNSVRLARKLNRILQPFETEDLRDAFKLLGL, from the exons ATGATTACAAAGCTAGACAG TGTGCTTTTGCCCCGAAAAAAGTTCATCTACCATTACAAAAACATGCGCTGGGCAAGGGGTCGGCATGAGACATATCTCTGCTTTGTAGTGAAGAGGCGAGTGGGGCCAGACTCCTTATCCTTTGACTTTGGACACCTTCGCAATCGCAATGGCTGCCATGTAGAG CTGCTGTTCCTGCGCTACCTTGGAGCCTTGTGCCCTGGCTTGTGGGGATGCGGAGGTACTGGAGAGAGGAGGCTCAGTTACTCCATCACTTGGTTCTGCTCCTGGTCTCCTTGTGCCAACTGCTCCATCAGACTGTCCCAGTTCCTCAGCCAGACGCCAAACCTTCGCCTAAGGATTTTTGTCTCtcgcctttacttctgtgacatgGAGAACAGCCCTGAAAGAGATGGCCTAAGAATGCTGAAAAAAGCTGGCGTGCAAATCACAGTCATGAGTTACAAAG acTTCTTTTACTGCTGGCAGACCTTTGTGGATCGTAAGCAAAGCAACTTCAAGCCCTGGGAAGAGCTACACCCAAACTCTGTTCGCCTTGCCAGAAAACTCAACCGCATCCTCCAG cCTTTTGAAACAGAAGATTTAAGAGATGCCTTCAAGCTTCTTGGACTGTGA
- the mfap5 gene encoding microfibrillar-associated protein 2, with amino-acid sequence MGSLPVVLLLCSFHAFRAVAQAQQPESTDTPLPANCREEMYPCTRMYSVHRPIKRCIGSLCLYSLPRVYVINNEICMRTVCQQDEYLIAELCRELSGWPRRVERSSNRKRCRNRRSNPKTWANKA; translated from the exons ATGGGCAGTCTTCCAGTGGTCCTGCTCCTCTGCAGTTTCCACG CATTCAGAGCTGTTGCCCAAGCCCAGCAGCCCG AGAGCACTGACACTCCCTTGCCAGCCA ACTGTAGGGAGGAGATGTATCCTTGCACCAGGATGTACTCGGTTCACCGGCCCATCAAGAGATGTATTGGTTCTCTTTGTCTCTACAG CCTTCCTCGTGTCTACGTGATCAACAATGAGATCTGCATGAGGACGGTGTGCCAACAGGATGAGTATCTGATAG CGGAACTGTGCAGAGAGTTGTCTGGGTGGCCCAGGCGTGTTGAGAGGTCATCTAATAGGAAACGCTGTCGTAATCGCCGTAGCAACCCGAAAACCTGGGCAAACAAGGCCTGA
- the nat14 gene encoding N-acetyltransferase 14 isoform X2 encodes MVRLELDQVVMRRMKEDDIEMVKALIKITMPRSTGVLGSSRPYWDYVGSSYRGTEDETLQNPYCRSSGKTSVTKKPRRRIPPKDKDKDLSTENVTPDREQEAGQVWVADCDGDILGCIFRESVKRAKIRRICRLVTGCWYRREGLGRLLVQSLEQRESESGAHRVYAHIPYPSKLGEAFFRKLGYRQFEEGTDVEENDEEERKLETPERGFLGYPLTKVFYKNL; translated from the exons ATGGTGAGGCTGGAGCTGGATCAGGTGgtgatgaggaggatgaaggaggATGATATAGAGATGGTCAAAGCCCTTATCAAG ATCACCATGCCGAGGTCCACAGGGGTTCTGGGCAGCAGCCGCCCCTACTGGGACTATGTGGGTAGCAGCTACAGAGGGACAGAGGATGAGACACTGCAGAATCCTTACTGTAGGAGCAGTGGGAAAACATCAGTGACTAAAAAG CCAAGGCGCAGAATCCCACCCAAAGACAAGGACAAAGATTTGTCAACAGAGAATGTCACCCCAGATAGGGAGCAGGAAGCAGGACAGGTGTGGGTGGCAGATTGCGACGGTGATATCCTTGGGTGCATCTTCAGGGAAAGCGTGAAGCGAGCGAAAATCAGGAGGATCTGCAGGTTGGTGACGGGCTGCTGGTACCGCAGGGAGGGTCTGGGCCGGCTGCTTGTCCAGAGTctggaacagagagagagcgagagtggCGCACACAGAGTGTACGCACACATCCCTTACCCCTCCAAGCTGGGGGAGGCCTTCTTCAGGAAGCTGGGCTATCGGCAATTTGAGGAGGGGACTGATGTGGAAGAAAATgacgaggaggagaggaagctgGAGACTCCAGAGAGAGGCTTTCTGGGATACCCCCTCACcaaagtgttttacaaaaaCCTGTGA
- the nat14 gene encoding N-acetyltransferase 14 isoform X1: MVRLELDQVVMRRMKEDDIEMVKALIKEGCEGTENRLILHILTRPLCLFILAVFSSILRCFVHSFILALAIPVFLLIIFLKITMPRSTGVLGSSRPYWDYVGSSYRGTEDETLQNPYCRSSGKTSVTKKPRRRIPPKDKDKDLSTENVTPDREQEAGQVWVADCDGDILGCIFRESVKRAKIRRICRLVTGCWYRREGLGRLLVQSLEQRESESGAHRVYAHIPYPSKLGEAFFRKLGYRQFEEGTDVEENDEEERKLETPERGFLGYPLTKVFYKNL, from the exons ATGGTGAGGCTGGAGCTGGATCAGGTGgtgatgaggaggatgaaggaggATGATATAGAGATGGTCAAAGCCCTTATCAAG GAGGGCTGCGAGGGCACAGAAAACCGTCTCATCCTTCACATCCTCACACGTCCACTCTGCCTCTTCATCCTGGCTGTTTTCTCCTCAATCCTGCGCTGTTTTGTTCATTCCTTTATCCTGGCCCTTGCTATTCCTGTCTTCCTGCTAATTATCTTTCTCAAGATCACCATGCCGAGGTCCACAGGGGTTCTGGGCAGCAGCCGCCCCTACTGGGACTATGTGGGTAGCAGCTACAGAGGGACAGAGGATGAGACACTGCAGAATCCTTACTGTAGGAGCAGTGGGAAAACATCAGTGACTAAAAAG CCAAGGCGCAGAATCCCACCCAAAGACAAGGACAAAGATTTGTCAACAGAGAATGTCACCCCAGATAGGGAGCAGGAAGCAGGACAGGTGTGGGTGGCAGATTGCGACGGTGATATCCTTGGGTGCATCTTCAGGGAAAGCGTGAAGCGAGCGAAAATCAGGAGGATCTGCAGGTTGGTGACGGGCTGCTGGTACCGCAGGGAGGGTCTGGGCCGGCTGCTTGTCCAGAGTctggaacagagagagagcgagagtggCGCACACAGAGTGTACGCACACATCCCTTACCCCTCCAAGCTGGGGGAGGCCTTCTTCAGGAAGCTGGGCTATCGGCAATTTGAGGAGGGGACTGATGTGGAAGAAAATgacgaggaggagaggaagctgGAGACTCCAGAGAGAGGCTTTCTGGGATACCCCCTCACcaaagtgttttacaaaaaCCTGTGA
- the sbk3 gene encoding uncharacterized serine/threonine-protein kinase SBK3 — protein sequence MTAAAAQELDERCFLSAQSLPSLKVSEHFQVVKLLGEGSYGKVMLAVHRKRGTPMALKFFPRQSTSLTSFLREYNLSLSYCTHPSLTRALGIFFSTPSYYVFAQQAGLYGDLYNVIVSEVGVDEECVQRLMSQLSGAVTHLHSLGFVHRDIKPENIFLCDSSCRWVKLGDFGLARAIGSTVRAVWYESPFCTPEVEPAKKAQKEWNGTEEEMEEIWITVEPCIDSWALGILVYCLLTSCFPWEESTHDDRGYRRFKEWFDREDEKEEKMRDGECRGEEEMDSYTIMKESQRDNPPPSQFEGLSPLVMTLFKELLHPVPKHRGSPEEILSYLGGPWLTETEIEEKKKADEAEREARKLREGGGVEEELLREGRGER from the exons ATGACA gCTGCAGCAGCTCAGGAACTTGACGAGCGATGTTTCCTGTCGGCGCAGTCCTTGCCCAGTCTGAAGGTATCCGAACACTTCCAGGTGGTAAAGCTCCTGGGAGAGGGATCCTATGGAAAGGTCATGTTAGCTGTGCACAGAAAGAGAG GAACCCCAATGGCTCTGAAGTTTTTCCCTCGTCAGTCTACCTCCCTCACCTCTTTCCTGCGTGAATACAATCTCTCCCTTTCTTACTGCACCCATCCGTCTCTGACACGGGCCCTTGGAATCTTCTTTTCCACACCATCCTACTATGTCTTTGCCCAGCAAGCTGGTCTATATGGTGATCTCTACAATGTCATTGTGTCCGAG gtTGGGGTGGATGAAGAGTGTGTCCAGAGATTGATGTCCCAGCTGAGCGGGGCCGTTACACATCTCCACTCCCTGGGCTTTGTCCACCGTGACATCAAACCTGAGAACATCTTCCTGTGTGACAGTTCCTGTCGCTGGGTCAAACTTGGGGACTTTGGCCTTGCAAGGGCCATCGGCTCCACCGTTCGCGCCGTCTGGTACGAGTCCCCCTTCTGCACTCCTGAGGTGGAACCTGCCAAGAAGGCTCAAAAGGAGTGGAATGGGAccgaggaggagatggaggagattTGGATAACAGTGGAGCCCTGTATTGACAGCTGGGCCCTTGGTATACTCGTCTATTGCCTCTTGACTAGCTGCTTCCCTTGGGAGGAGAGCACCCACGATGACCGCGGCTACCGTAGATTCAAGGAGTGGTTTGATCGAGAGGatgaaaaggaggagaagatgaGGGATGGGGAGTGTAGAGGTGAGGAGGAAATGGACAGTTACACAATCATGAAGGAGAGCCAGAGGGACAACCCTCCACCCTCACAGTTTGAGGGCCTCAGCCCGCTAGTGATGACTCTTTTTAAGGAGCTTCTCCACCCCGTGCCCAAACACAGAGGGAGCCCCGAGGAGATCCTGAGCTACCTGGGAGGGCCATGGCTGACGGAGACAGAGattgaggagaagaagaaggcagatgaggcagagagggaggcCAGAAAATTaagggagggaggaggtgtAGAAGAAGAGCTGTTAAGGGAAGGAAGAGGGGAGAGATAA